From the Candidatus Methylomirabilota bacterium genome, the window GTTCAAGGGGCGGTTTCTCGGGAAGAGCAGCCCGGTGCACTTCTTCTGGGGCGCCTTCGATCTGGCGCTCACGCGCTTCAGCGGGCGCCGCGCGCCCGAATCCGAGGCGGCCGAGTGGTGGGTGCTCCGGGAGGCGATGTCGCACGAGGAGATCAGCTTCGGGTTCTGGCCGGGGAGCGGAACGGTTGCCGAGCCGGCGTTCTATGCGTACGCGCGACCCGAGCCGTCGGGCCTTCCGGCCAGACCGGTCCGGCCGCCGAGCGCCTACTACAGTCGGGAGCTCGCCGATTTCATCTTGCCGTACGAAGCGGTCCGGTCGCTGGCGTCACCCGATGAAGTCGTGCTCGACTTCTTCCAGAGCGTGTACGAGGCGGCCGCCGATCTGGCCCGCTGGGATCGCGCGGCGCTCGATCGGCCGCCCGCGGAGTGGCCCTAGTCACGCGTCCGCGAGCCCGCCCGTCCGGCGCCCGGCGGCCAGGATCCCGTCGACGAGCGCGTAGGCGCGGCTGCGGTCGACGTTGCGCACGTGGTGGCCGATGCGATTGCGGGCCGCCGAGGCGAGGTAGAAGCGCTCGTAGAGGACGTTGCGGCCCGCGAGGGTCGAGCCGACGAAATCCCACGCGAGGCGGAACAGGGCGGCCCGCTCCTCGGCGTCGACGTCCTTCGCGCCGTGCAGGAACTCGTCGATGAGCGGGCGGAGGCGGACGTCGTCGAGCTGGCGCCGGCTCGGAGTGGCCAGGAGGTTGTGGCTCCCGATGAGCACGAGGATCTCGTTCACCCGCGGGAACCACGTGGCGAGCAGCGACCGCATGGGGGCGAGCGGGCGGCCGTCCGGGAACCACACCCCGTCGCCCACGTCCCGCCCGTGCTCGGCGGAGAGCAGGACCGCGCTGCGGCTGACCTCCACGTAGTCGAGCAGCTCGCCCAGCATCTCCTGGGTCGCGGGGCTCGCGTCGCCGATCGCCTCCGCCATGCGGGTGGCGAGGCCGTAGGCGAACTCGAGCTTGGTGAGCGCGCGGATGGTGGTCTGGTTCGTCATGTTGTCGCGCAGGCCGGTGGTGATGACGGTGTTGTAGAGGTCGATCCGGCCGTCGATGAAGAGGCGCTCCCGCGGGATCTCGACGTCGTCGAAGATCACGAAGGCGTCCTGCTCGTCGAAGCGGGTCGACAGGGGCCGGTCGAACACCGGCACGCCCGGCGTGGCCGCGCTGTCGCGGCACATGAAGAGCAGCCCCGGGGTGTCCACCGGGATCGAGAAGGCGAGCGCGTAGGCTTCGGCCCCCGCGGGCAGCGGGTGGGCGGGATAGACCGCGATCTCGTCGGCGTACGGGGCGAGGGTCGCCAGGATGCGCGCGCCGCGCACCACGATGCTCCCCGCGGTCTCGGCGATCTTGTGCACCGGCACCCGGCTGTCGACGATCCGGGCATCGGTCGCCTTGTCGATGGTCGGGTGGATGATCGTGTGGGTGAGTGAGATGTCCTGACGGGCGAGCCGCTTCTGGAACGCGACCAGGTTGTGCGCCCCTTCCTCGTTCCGCCCGTCCGCGCCGAGCCAGTCCTTCCAGCGTCCGGCGAAGCTCGCGAACTTCACGTTCATGTAGTCGGGGGTGCGGCCCATGAGGCCGACGGTGGCCTCCGCGATGCGGGCCAGGCCCCGGTTGCGCCGCTTGAGGTCGTCGATCGAGCGCGGGATCATGTGGCCGACGTTGAGCGGCTCACCGGTCTCCGGGTCCGGGACCAGACACTCGTCGGGGAAGGCGTGGAGCCGGTCGAAGATGCCGGCCAGCGTCTGCGC encodes:
- a CDS encoding 4-hydroxyphenylacetate 3-hydroxylase N-terminal domain-containing protein — translated: MAARSGEQFLQGLRGTKRQLWLEGQRVDDVTTHPALAGGAQTLAGIFDRLHAFPDECLVPDPETGEPLNVGHMIPRSIDDLKRRNRGLARIAEATVGLMGRTPDYMNVKFASFAGRWKDWLGADGRNEEGAHNLVAFQKRLARQDISLTHTIIHPTIDKATDARIVDSRVPVHKIAETAGSIVVRGARILATLAPYADEIAVYPAHPLPAGAEAYALAFSIPVDTPGLLFMCRDSAATPGVPVFDRPLSTRFDEQDAFVIFDDVEIPRERLFIDGRIDLYNTVITTGLRDNMTNQTTIRALTKLEFAYGLATRMAEAIGDASPATQEMLGELLDYVEVSRSAVLLSAEHGRDVGDGVWFPDGRPLAPMRSLLATWFPRVNEILVLIGSHNLLATPSRRQLDDVRLRPLIDEFLHGAKDVDAEERAALFRLAWDFVGSTLAGRNVLYERFYLASAARNRIGHHVRNVDRSRAYALVDGILAAGRRTGGLADA